A single genomic interval of Microbulbifer variabilis harbors:
- a CDS encoding tautomerase family protein: MPLYTISTQRPLSGSEQQALVSGVTEAHCTITGAPAQFVQVVFSRGIHLRSKSSLHILGSIRSGRSDKIKSALANSFIRMASQLLGCSSARCEVDLIDVPASWVIEGGAVMPEPGDEQEWLAQQSS; this comes from the coding sequence ATGCCGCTTTACACGATTTCCACCCAGCGTCCACTATCCGGCTCCGAGCAGCAAGCTCTTGTCTCCGGGGTCACAGAAGCTCACTGCACAATAACTGGCGCGCCCGCGCAATTTGTACAGGTTGTATTTAGTCGAGGCATTCATTTGCGTTCAAAGAGTAGTCTTCATATTCTGGGTTCCATTCGCTCAGGCCGTAGCGATAAAATCAAGTCAGCTCTAGCTAATAGCTTTATAAGAATGGCCTCTCAGCTTTTGGGTTGTTCATCAGCTCGTTGTGAGGTGGATCTTATTGATGTTCCCGCCAGTTGGGTGATTGAGGGCGGGGCAGTTATGCCGGAGCCCGGAGACGAGCAGGAGTGGCTCGCACAGCAATCCAGCTAG